Part of the Nitrospirota bacterium genome is shown below.
CGTTTTCCCGATGATGAGTTCTGTTGCAGGTTTCCCTGCTTAAATCCAAAATTCTTTCTCCGGCTTTTTCATAAGCCACCACCTCGCGAGGGGTCAAACACTCAGGGGTTGAAAATTCAGGATGCGCTCCGTCTACATACAATCTCCCGCCGTTAAACATGAGTTTGTTTAACATACGATTGTATTCAGGCCCGGGCCTTTCTTTTTCACCCTCGATTTCAAACCCTCTGGCATCGTTTAGGGGATTCTCATTTTCATAGTCCCACAAAATATGCGTCGCGGGAAGCAAGGGACAGCTTCCGACAAGCAAGATGGAATTACTGACAGGATCGGTCGACCCGCCGTCGCGAACGACTATTCCGAATTCTGTTTCAGTCCCGACGATTCGTGATTTCATAAATAATGCCCTGTGGTGACGGTTTCGACTCTCCTCGGTTTATTTGACTTGCCGCCTATCGTACGGACATGAATAATCTTCTCGCTCTTTCTGGCGGCAATTTTAGCCCAATCGTCCGGATTGGTCGTATTGGGAAGATCTTCATTTTCTTTAAATTCATCTTTCATCGCCTGGATCAAATCTTCCAGTTTTATGCCTTTTTCCCCTTTGGTTATCATTCGTTTAATTGAATATTTCTTGGCTCTCGAAACCACTCCCTCGATCATGGCGCCGCTTGAAAAATCCTTGAAATAAAGCGTTTCTTTCTCGCCATTGGCATAGGTCACCTCCAGAAACTTATTTTCTTCGGACGTCTCATACATAAAATCGACCGCTTCATCGATTAACCGCTTAACCGTCGCTACCCGATCGTCTCCGTTCTTCTGAAGTTCGTTTTTGTGATAGGGAATATCCAGGACCAAATATTTTGAAAAAATGTCTTTTGCGGCTTCTTTACTTGGCCTTTCAATCTTAATTTTAATATCAAGGCGCCCCGGTCTTAAAATAGCCGGATCAATTAAATCCTGCCGGTTGCTCGCGCCAATGACGATTACATTCCTTAACTTTTCTATCCCGTCAATCTCTGACAAAAACTGTGGAACAATAGTGGACTCCATATCCGATGAAATTCCAGATCCCCTGGTTCTAAACAAGGAATCCATTTCATCGAAAAAGACAATGACAGGGATGCCGTCCTGGGCTTTCTCTTTGGCTTTCTTGAAAACTTCTCTAATATGACGTTCACTTTCACCGACATACTTATTTAAGAGTTCGGGACCTTTGACATGAAGAAAGAAACTCTTGACTTCCCGGCCTAATTCTTTCTCTGTTCTTTTGGCAATCGAATGGGCAACGGCTTTGGCAATTAAGGTTTTACCGCAACCCGGAGGACCGTAGAGCAAAACCCCCTTGGGAGGAGACAGCTTATGGTCCTTGAAAAGCTCCGGATATAAATAAGGGAGCTCGATTGCATCTTGAATAACTTCAATCTGTTCTTTTAAACCGCCAATATCTTCATAAAGAGTCTCCGGGACCTCTTCTAAAACGACTTCTTCAATCTCCGATTTGGGAAGTTTCTCCAAAAGATATCCGGTTCTCGTATCCAAAAGAATGTGATCCCCTACACTCAGTTTTTCCTTCAGCAAAGGTTCTGCCAGTTCAGCGACTCGTTCTTCATCCGCATGAAGACTCACAATCAGGCGATGCTCATCCAGGATATCTTTAACCCGCGCCACCTCTCCCTGGAACTCAAAGCCGCACGCTTCCACCACGTTTAGGCCTTCATTTAAGACCAACTGCTGCCCCCTCTTTAACTCAGAAGCTTTAATTTGAGGGTGCAGACTCACCTTCATTTTCCGTCCGGAGACGTAAACATCTACCGTTCCATCTTCATTCAATCCCGAAAAAACACCGTACGCCGAGGGAGGACTGCTTAACTTCTCGACTTCATTCCGAAGGGCAGCGATTTGTTCTTTCGATTCTTGAATGAGCGCAACCAGTTTTTCATTTTGCTTATGGGCCTGATCCAGTTGTATTCGGGATAAATGGTGTTGATGAAGTTCTTCCTCCATCGATCTTAATCGGCTCTCAAGCCTTTGAATCTCGCTCTCGTATTCGTCAACTTTTTTTTCGGAAGACATCTCATTCCCGCTTATTTGATCAGAAAGTTTTTTTATGGTCGTTTTAAATGGATTTGCTTTCACTTTTTTTGGATCACCCATTTTGATTTCCTTTCAAAAACTTTGAGATCTCTTCTTGGTAAGTTAAGTGAAATCTTTGCCCGTGAAATAATTCTATCACCGAAGATTTAGTTGGTCAACTTCAAGCGCCGTTTCATTTACCGTTCATCCTTCGAATCTGCGCTAAAAACTCCTGAGCGGCCTCGCGAACCCTGGGCGCATTGAGAACCGCAGAGACACAAGCGACGCCGCTCGCCCCTGCATGCAGAATTTCTTCCACACGGTTCACGGTGATTCCGCCCAACGCAAATACCGGAATTTTGACCTTCTCAACAATGGACTTAAATAGAGCCAATCCGAGGGGTTCGCCCATCTTCTGTTTAGAGGGTGTAAAGTAAAGGGGCCCTAGCGTAATAAAATCCGCGCCCTTTTCTTCGGAGAACAAAGCTTCTTCAAGAGAGTGGCAGGAAACCCCGATCAGTCTTTCGGGGCCAAGGATTCTTCTTGCGACGGAAGGGGATAAACTATCCGATCTTAAATGGACGCCATCTGCTCCGACGCTTAAACAGACATCCATGCGGTCATTAATAAAGAGAAGGGCTTTTTTTTGGAAGGTCAGTTCCCGGATTTCAAAAGCAAGGGCCAGGAGCTCTCTAACCGGGAGGTCTTTTTCACGAAGTTGAATGGCCTGTATTCCCCCGGCAAGAGCGCTGTTTAAGACTTCTTTTAAAGGCCGTCCGAGGGTTTGTTTCCTGTCCGTAATGAGGTAGAAATCAAAATCAACTCTGTTCAATCATTCCTTCTATGGGACTGCTGGCCTGGGCATATAGACGTTTTGGCATTCGACCCGCGCGAAAAGCCAGTCGACCTGCTTTGACCGCGAAGTTCATGGCTTCCGCCATTAAAATCGGCTCTTTGGCGGAAGCAATGGCCGTATTCATCAAAACAGCGTCGCATCCCATCTCCATTGCAATCGAGGCATCGGAAGCCGTTCCAACGCCGGCATCGACAATAATCGGAATCTTAACCGTTTCCATGATGATCCTCAAATTATAAGGGTTCCTAATTCCCAGGCCAGAACCGATCGGAGCGGCCAGCGGCATGACCGCAGCACACCCGATTTCTTCGAGTTTTTTTGCCACAATCGGGTCATCATTGGTATAAGGAAAAACAATAAAACCTTCCTTCACCAGAATTTTAGCGGCCTCTAAAAGACCCGCCGTATCCGGAAAAAGCGTGCGGGGATCGCCAATTACTTCAAGCTTTACCATGTCGGACACCCCTGCCGCTCTGGCTAATCTGGCCGTTCTCACGGCCTCTTCCACGGTATAACAACCAGCGGTATTCGGGAGAATCTTGTATTGCCTGGGGCTGATATAATCAAGCAGGTTTTCCTGATTTTTATCGGTAATGTTCACGCGCCTCACGGCCACGGTCACGACATCGGCTCCAGAGGCTTCAATAACCTTCTTCGTCTCCTCAAAATTTTTATATTTTCCTGTACCCACCCATAGCCGGGACTTAAAGTTTATTCCGGCTATCGTCAGCTGTTCATCCTGATTCATTCCTGTTACCCTCCGCCGACAAAATTAATGATCTCGACCCTGTCGTCATTTTTTAAAAAATGGGCCCTAAATTCTTTCTTGTCCAATATTTGCTGATTAACCTCAACGGCAACCAGGTCAACCACCATTCCAAGTTCGTGCAAAAGCTGGAGGACATTCATTTCTCCGGAGAATTCCCACATCTGCCCGTTTACCGCAATTTTCATATGGCTTTATTATATGATGGCTAAAAGAAGGGTGTCAACGACTTCAATCGACCCAAGACCAGCGATAGACTTCGCACCCACTTATTAATCATGTCATTGCGAGCACCGAAGGGTGCGTGGCAATCTTATCGTAAAGTCTTGAGATTGCTTCACTTTGTTCGCAATGACAGCTTTCTAACTCTGTTCTAAACCAAACTCCCGGGTTTTTCAACAAGCATAAAAGAAGGTATTGTTTAGATGAGTTGATTAACTTTTGCGGCCATGATGAAGTCATTCTCATGAAGGCCGTTAATTTTGTGGGTGTAAAAGATGATGTTGCAGTAACCCCATCCAAAGTTGATATCCGGATGATGCCCTTCAGATTCAGCCAGGTCTCCCACCTTATTGACAAACTTTAACGCGGAAACAAAATGATCAAACTTGAATTTTCCTTCAATTTTCGCAGCCCCTTCTTTCAACTCCCACCCGGGAACTTCAGAGATAAGCTTCTCCGCTTCTTTTTTTGAAAGCGGCGGGATTCCTCCTTTACAGGGGACACAGGTTTTCGCCGACAAACCCACGGGATTCCTCCTTTCCTGATCCGTCGATACAGAATATCTAACCGGCAGGTTAAACCCTCAGGGGTCATCCCTGCCGGTTTTTGTTATTTAGGGCCAGAATTTTTTTCTACAAATTTCTTGATCTCTTCAAGATTTTCCAAAATCAATTTCGCTTTTTTCAAACCGAATTGAAATGGAAACTTATCGTCTGGACCCTGACTTAGAACAAGCATGGGATTCCCTTTAAATTCCGATTCTGTCGCCGGCATAATGACTGACTCCTTCCTGTTGGATAAATGAAATAAATGATAACGATTTAAAAAACATTTTGCTATAGTACTCAATATGAAAATTTCTGTCAAAGTAAAACCCAACGCAAAAACAGAAAAAATCGGGAAGATATCAGAATCCGAGTTTACCGCCTCTGTCAAAGCTCCCCCGCATGACGGAAAAGCCAACACGGCCCTCATTGCCCTCCTGGCGGACTATTTTAACGTCCCCAAAAACCGCATTACCCTGTTAAAAGGAAGCTCATCCAAACAAAAACTCATCGAAATCCTATAATTTTTTTATAACCTCCATGACCTGCGGCGCAATCACCCCCCAATTTCCCGAAGAAACTTTATTGACGGAAATAAAATCCTGCATCATAAATACACCCTCTACCCCGGCAACCTCAAAAATCTGTTTTGCAACCGGCGATTTTTCGGCTTCGGTCTTATTGTTATACATTTCCATGCCGCTTTGGACAATTTTTTTATTTAAAACAAACTTCATGCTGTTCGGGTTGGGGGTGGGTTGCATTCGCACTTGCGTTTCATTCATCGGTCACTCCTTGTGATTAAAACACTCTCATGGCCTGGTCATCCGCGTGATAGGAGCTTCTGACCAGCGGGCCCGACTCGACATGAGGAATGCCCGTCTTTTCTCCTAATTCTTTAAACCGGATAAATTCCTCCGGAGCATAATAGCGCTCCACAGGCAAATGGTCTTTGGTCGGTTGAAGATACTGTCCAATTGTCATAATATCACATTGAATTAAAACCAGCTCTTCCATGACCTTTTTAATTTCATCCAGGGTTTCTCCCAGGCCAACCATAATCCCTGTTTTGGTCGTAAGTCCGCTTTTTTTGGACCGGTCGAGCACCTCCATAGATCGGGAATATTTCGCCTGGGGCCGTACCTTTGAATATAACCGGGGTACCGTCTCAAGATTATGGTTTAAGATATCCGGTTTTACATCCAGGATTTTCAATAGGGCGTCATAGGATCCCTGAAAATCCGGAATCAAAACTTCGATCGTACAGTCCCGGTTCTGGGCCCTTACCTCTTCAACCGTGTTTGCGAAGATCCCGGCTCCTCCATCTTCGAGTTCGTCCCGGTTAACCGACGTGATCACCGCGTGATTCAAACCAAGGCGATTAACGGCCCTTCCAACTCTGCGGGGTTCATCCCAATCCAGTCCCGACGGTTTACCGGTGGTGACAGCGCAAAACCCGCAGCTTCGTGTGCAAATATCCCCAAGGATCATAAAGGTCGCGGTCCCGCGGTTCCAGCACTCCCACTGGTTCGGACATCTCGCCTCTTCACAAACCGTATGAAGACCCAGCGTCTTTACCAAACTCTTCATTTGTTGAAACTGAGGTCCGTTTTCCAGCTTGACCTTAAACCAGGGTGGAAGCCGTTGCCTATTTGAGGGGCTCACGTCGCCCCCTTCACCGGCAAAGCCGGACGAAGCTTCCCCCTCTCGCTCGCTTTGCTCGCTGAGTAGATCATCTCGATCCGTATTTCCACTATTTAATTTCCTTTCCAGATGTGAATGGCTTTTCCAAAGACATCCTCTGAAGCTTCCATGATCGCTTCAGAAAGCGTGGGATGAGGGTGCACAGTGCGGGCGATCTCTCCGGCGGTTGCTTCGAGCCGTCTGGCGAGAACCATTTCCGAAATATGTTCCGACGCGTCGATGCCGATTAAATGGGCTCCGAGAAGCTCTTCGGTTTCGGCGTCCGTCACCAATTTGACAAACCCATCCGTTTCCCCAATTGCGACCGCTTTTCCATTTGCCCGATACGGGAACATCCCGATTTTAACTTGATACCCTTTTTCAACCGCGGATTTTTCAGTATACCCCATACTCGCCACCTGCGGCTGGCAATAAACACAATTCGGAATCGAAAGATAATCGAACGGGGGAGGGTCTTTCCCAAGAATTTTTTCCACCGCGGTAATTCCCTCTGCCATTGCGGTATGGGCCAAAAGAGCTTTACCGGCCACATCCCCAATGGCATAAACATTCGATATAGAGGTTTGCATAAAGGGACCCACCTGAATAAACCCTTTTTGGGTTTTGACACCGATCTGATCCAAACCGATATTTTCCGAATTAGGGGTCCGGCCGGTTGCCACCAGGACTCTTTCAAAAACCTTCGTTTCCTCTTTATCTTTGGATAAAAGCTGCGCAAGCACCTTACCGTTTTCCTCTTTTAGAGCGCCTAATTGACAGCCTGTTTTCACCTCAATTTTCTGTTTTGAAAAAGCTTTCCCCAGAGTTTGTCCGATTTCTGCGTCCTCTCTGGGAAGGAGCGACGATTCAACTTCAATCAAAGTGACTTTTACACCGTAACTGGAAAAAATATAAGCAAACTCAACTCCGACAGCGCCTCCTCCCACAATCAAAAGGTTTTCCGGAAGACGGGTGAGCAGAAGCGCTTCCGTACTGCTCATGACGAGCTGACCATCTATTTCAATTCCGGGGAGGGATCTGGCCCTCGATCCGGTCGCGATGATGATATTTTGGGCCTGAATCTCCTTCTGGTCCGTTTTGGATTCAACCGTCAAGGATTGAGGAGTTCGGATGATCCCCCGTCCCATGATTAAATCGACTTTATGTTTTTTTAAAAGGAATTCAACCCCCTGGGTCAACCGCGAAACCGCTTCCTGACTCCGTTTCACAGCGACACTATAATCGATTTTTAAATGGTCATAGGTAATTCCAAATTCTGACGCTTTTTTAATGACCGAAACGATTTCGGCGTTTTTAATCAACGCCTTGGAGGGGATGCATCCCCGGTTTAAACAAACTCCCCCGACCTTTTCTTTTTCAATAATTGCAGCTTTCAACCCCGACTGAGCCGCCCGAATGGCGGACACATATCCGCCAGGGCCGGCGCCCAATACCACAAGATCATAAACTTTTCCTTGAGTCATTTGATCCACCACAATGTCTTTTTATTCAGGGGCCCATGCGGTTTCACTCCGTGAAATCCTCCGCTGCCCCCGAACCCCACGTTCGGCACAGGCAAAGCCTGTTGCCTCCCTTATAAAACCAGTAATCCGGGGTTTTCCAAAATTTTTTTCAATTCCTGAAGAAATTTGGCTCCCCCAACGCCGTCAATCACACGGTGGTCGCAGGACAGCGTCACCTGCATCCGCTTTCCAACCACAATTTGGCCTTCCTGAACAACGGGCTCATGACGTAAGCTTCCAACCGCCAAGACCCCGGCCTCAGGAGGGGTAATAATCGCAATAAAGTGATGGACATCGTAAGCGCCCAAGTTCGAAATGCTGAAAGTTGCGCCGGTATATTCCTCCGGAGAAAGTTTTCTTTCCCGCGCCCTTTGAAACAGGGGTTTTGTTTCTTTTGCAATCTGTCCCAAAGATTTAGACTCACACCCTTTTATCACCGGAGTAATGATTCCGTCTTCAAGCCCCACCGCAACCCCGATTCTCACCTCTTTATGGTATTCCAGATGATCTTCAACAAACGAAGCGTTCATTTGAGGGGTTTTGGTTAAAGCAATCGCACAGGACTTGATGAGGATATCGGTCAGGCTCACTTTTTCATTTCCCCGACTTTCCATTTCCGTTTGAAATTCACAAGTTTTTTCCATATCAATATCTGACACCACGTAAAAATGGGGAACCGGTATTTTGCTCTGCGCCATCGAGCGAACAATGGCCTTTCGCATCTGGCTTAACGGTTTAATTTCAGAAGGAACTTCCCCGTGCCGTTCTCTTTTTCCCATACCAACAGAATTTAATAAATCCTTTTCAACAATTCTTCCGCCGGGGCCGCTCCCTTTAATTTCCAGCAAATCAATCCCCTTTTCTTTCGCTATTTTTTTGGCCAGAGGAGACGCCTTGACCTGTTGAGCCGTTTTACTTGATCCACCTTTGACGAACCTTTCGTCCCGCAAAGGGTCCGTGCCCCTCTTGTTTTGATCGGGCTTTTGCAGATTTTGCTGAAAAGATGGAAGTTTTTCAAATTCCGCCGCAGAAATATCTTCATCTTTTCCCGCAATAATGGCTAATAAGTCCCCTGCGGGAACCGTAGCGCCTTCTTTGACCAGAACTCTTTTTAATATCCCGGAACCATAGGCCTCCAGATCCATCACAGCCTTATCCGTTTCGATCTCAGCCAGAACATCCCCGCTTTCGACCGCGTCTCCTTCTTTTTTATACCATTTCAGCAACACCCCTTCTGTCATGGTATCCGTTAGTTTGGGCATCACTACGCGACTGGCCATATCTTCCTCAGTTCAGGGTCTTTTTAATGGCTGCCATGACTCTCTCTTTATCGGGGATTGCCGCCTTTTCGAGATTTTTAGCGTAAGGCATGGGCACATCTATTCCGGTTACCCGTTCGATAGGCGCATCAAATGCATCAAATGCCTGACCGTAAAGAATACTCGATATTTCCGCTCCTAAACCGCAAAAACGCCATCCTTCTTCAACAATGACGGCCCGATGGGTCTTTTTTATTGAAGAAACAAGCAACGGAACATCCAGGGGCTTCAGTGTTCTGGGATCTATGACTTCCACGGAAACTCCCTTTTGTTCAAGATCGCGAGCGACATCCATGGCCAGGTGGAGCATTTTGGACCAGGCGATTAACGTCACGTCGGATCCTTCCTTTTTAATCTCCCCTTGTCCGATCGGGATCAGATATTCTTCCTCCGGCACCTCTCCTTTTTGGCTGTAAAGCTCCTGGCCTTCAATAAAAATAATCGGGTTCCCGTCCCGAATCGAGCTTTTTAAAAGACCCTTCGCGTCTTTTGGAGTAGAGGGCGCTACCACTTTTAAACCTGCCACATGGCAAAACCACGATTCAAGGCTTTGGGAGTGCTGGGCGGCAAGCTGACGGGAGGGGCCTCCGGGTCCCCTTACAACCATCGGAACTCTAAATTGTCCTCCAGACATATACTGAATTTTTACCGCGTTATTGACAATCTGATCCATAGCCAATATGGCAAAATTAAAGGTCATCATTTCAATAACCGGACGGAGCCCCATCATGGCGGCTCCAACACCGACTCCCGTAAATCCCAATTCCGTAATCGGCGTATCGATAACCCTTTTTTCGCCGAATTCCTCAAGGAGTCCTTTACTGACTTTAAACGCTCCCTGATAGTACCCCACCTCTTCACCCATTAAAAAAACCCGGTCGTCCCTGCGCATTTCTTCTCTTAACGCTTGATTCAAGGCTTCCCTGTAAAGGATAGACGGCATTTATCGCGTTCCTTCAACTGTGACATCTGTCGTTAGGGTGTTTAGAGGAGGGAACGGGCTGGCGTCCGCGTACGCGATCACGCCTTCGATTTCCTGCTGAATTTTCTGATCCATTTTTTTAAATGTCTGTTCATCCAAAACCTTTTCCGCCGATAATTTTTTAAAAAACTGTTGGATAGGATCACGTTTTTTTTGTTCCTCAACCTCATCTTTGGTCCGGTAATGTCCATGGGAAGGATCCGACATGGAGTGCCCCATATAGCGATAAGTCCGCATTTCAAGAAACGAAGGGAGTTGCTTGTTCCGCGCCCGGTCAACCGCCCTGGTTACACTTTCCCTGACCTGCAAAACGTCCATTCCGTCGACCTGTTCCAAGTGGAGACCATAACCCGATCCTCGCAGTGAAATATTATACAGGGAAGACGCTCGTTCGACAGGGGTTCCCATCCCATAACGGTTATTTTCACAAATATAAATGACCGGGAGTTTCCAGAGAGACGCCAGATTGAGCGATTCGTGAAACGCCCCCGTGTTAACCGCTCCTTCTCCGAAGAAACAAAGGACCACCTGGGGTTTCTGTTGATATTTAAGCGCAAACGCAACACCGGTTGCAACCGGAAGATGCCCCCCTACGATGGCGTAACCTCCGAGAAAATGGGTCGCAGTGTCAAAAAAATGCATGGATCCGCCTTTTCCCTTGCAAAGCCCGTCAATCCTCCCAAACAATTCAGCCATGACTTTTTTGGGGTCGCTTCCTTTGGCAAGACAATGCCCATGATCACGATAGGCAGACACCACATAATCCTCAGGCAAAAGAGCCGATATGGCTCCAACGGCCACCGCTTCCTGGCCGATATAAAGATGACAGAACCCGCCTATTTTTCCAAGGGAATACATTTCTGCGGCCTTTTCTTCAAACCGACGA
Proteins encoded:
- the lpdA gene encoding dihydrolipoyl dehydrogenase, with product MTQGKVYDLVVLGAGPGGYVSAIRAAQSGLKAAIIEKEKVGGVCLNRGCIPSKALIKNAEIVSVIKKASEFGITYDHLKIDYSVAVKRSQEAVSRLTQGVEFLLKKHKVDLIMGRGIIRTPQSLTVESKTDQKEIQAQNIIIATGSRARSLPGIEIDGQLVMSSTEALLLTRLPENLLIVGGGAVGVEFAYIFSSYGVKVTLIEVESSLLPREDAEIGQTLGKAFSKQKIEVKTGCQLGALKEENGKVLAQLLSKDKEETKVFERVLVATGRTPNSENIGLDQIGVKTQKGFIQVGPFMQTSISNVYAIGDVAGKALLAHTAMAEGITAVEKILGKDPPPFDYLSIPNCVYCQPQVASMGYTEKSAVEKGYQVKIGMFPYRANGKAVAIGETDGFVKLVTDAETEELLGAHLIGIDASEHISEMVLARRLEATAGEIARTVHPHPTLSEAIMEASEDVFGKAIHIWKGN
- the lipA gene encoding lipoyl synthase, yielding MERKLNSGNTDRDDLLSEQSEREGEASSGFAGEGGDVSPSNRQRLPPWFKVKLENGPQFQQMKSLVKTLGLHTVCEEARCPNQWECWNRGTATFMILGDICTRSCGFCAVTTGKPSGLDWDEPRRVGRAVNRLGLNHAVITSVNRDELEDGGAGIFANTVEEVRAQNRDCTIEVLIPDFQGSYDALLKILDVKPDILNHNLETVPRLYSKVRPQAKYSRSMEVLDRSKKSGLTTKTGIMVGLGETLDEIKKVMEELVLIQCDIMTIGQYLQPTKDHLPVERYYAPEEFIRFKELGEKTGIPHVESGPLVRSSYHADDQAMRVF
- a CDS encoding thiazole synthase translates to MNQDEQLTIAGINFKSRLWVGTGKYKNFEETKKVIEASGADVVTVAVRRVNITDKNQENLLDYISPRQYKILPNTAGCYTVEEAVRTARLARAAGVSDMVKLEVIGDPRTLFPDTAGLLEAAKILVKEGFIVFPYTNDDPIVAKKLEEIGCAAVMPLAAPIGSGLGIRNPYNLRIIMETVKIPIIVDAGVGTASDASIAMEMGCDAVLMNTAIASAKEPILMAEAMNFAVKAGRLAFRAGRMPKRLYAQASSPIEGMIEQS
- the pdhA gene encoding pyruvate dehydrogenase (acetyl-transferring) E1 component subunit alpha, whose amino-acid sequence is MSPQEEKHLLSQMLLIRRFEEKAAEMYSLGKIGGFCHLYIGQEAVAVGAISALLPEDYVVSAYRDHGHCLAKGSDPKKVMAELFGRIDGLCKGKGGSMHFFDTATHFLGGYAIVGGHLPVATGVAFALKYQQKPQVVLCFFGEGAVNTGAFHESLNLASLWKLPVIYICENNRYGMGTPVERASSLYNISLRGSGYGLHLEQVDGMDVLQVRESVTRAVDRARNKQLPSFLEMRTYRYMGHSMSDPSHGHYRTKDEVEEQKKRDPIQQFFKKLSAEKVLDEQTFKKMDQKIQQEIEGVIAYADASPFPPLNTLTTDVTVEGTR
- a CDS encoding DUF167 domain-containing protein translates to MKISVKVKPNAKTEKIGKISESEFTASVKAPPHDGKANTALIALLADYFNVPKNRITLLKGSSSKQKLIEIL
- the arc gene encoding proteasome ATPase, whose amino-acid sequence is MGDPKKVKANPFKTTIKKLSDQISGNEMSSEKKVDEYESEIQRLESRLRSMEEELHQHHLSRIQLDQAHKQNEKLVALIQESKEQIAALRNEVEKLSSPPSAYGVFSGLNEDGTVDVYVSGRKMKVSLHPQIKASELKRGQQLVLNEGLNVVEACGFEFQGEVARVKDILDEHRLIVSLHADEERVAELAEPLLKEKLSVGDHILLDTRTGYLLEKLPKSEIEEVVLEEVPETLYEDIGGLKEQIEVIQDAIELPYLYPELFKDHKLSPPKGVLLYGPPGCGKTLIAKAVAHSIAKRTEKELGREVKSFFLHVKGPELLNKYVGESERHIREVFKKAKEKAQDGIPVIVFFDEMDSLFRTRGSGISSDMESTIVPQFLSEIDGIEKLRNVIVIGASNRQDLIDPAILRPGRLDIKIKIERPSKEAAKDIFSKYLVLDIPYHKNELQKNGDDRVATVKRLIDEAVDFMYETSEENKFLEVTYANGEKETLYFKDFSSGAMIEGVVSRAKKYSIKRMITKGEKGIKLEDLIQAMKDEFKENEDLPNTTNPDDWAKIAARKSEKIIHVRTIGGKSNKPRRVETVTTGHYL
- the thiE gene encoding thiamine phosphate synthase: MNRVDFDFYLITDRKQTLGRPLKEVLNSALAGGIQAIQLREKDLPVRELLALAFEIRELTFQKKALLFINDRMDVCLSVGADGVHLRSDSLSPSVARRILGPERLIGVSCHSLEEALFSEEKGADFITLGPLYFTPSKQKMGEPLGLALFKSIVEKVKIPVFALGGITVNRVEEILHAGASGVACVSAVLNAPRVREAAQEFLAQIRRMNGK
- a CDS encoding 2-oxo acid dehydrogenase subunit E2 — protein: MASRVVMPKLTDTMTEGVLLKWYKKEGDAVESGDVLAEIETDKAVMDLEAYGSGILKRVLVKEGATVPAGDLLAIIAGKDEDISAAEFEKLPSFQQNLQKPDQNKRGTDPLRDERFVKGGSSKTAQQVKASPLAKKIAKEKGIDLLEIKGSGPGGRIVEKDLLNSVGMGKRERHGEVPSEIKPLSQMRKAIVRSMAQSKIPVPHFYVVSDIDMEKTCEFQTEMESRGNEKVSLTDILIKSCAIALTKTPQMNASFVEDHLEYHKEVRIGVAVGLEDGIITPVIKGCESKSLGQIAKETKPLFQRARERKLSPEEYTGATFSISNLGAYDVHHFIAIITPPEAGVLAVGSLRHEPVVQEGQIVVGKRMQVTLSCDHRVIDGVGGAKFLQELKKILENPGLLVL
- the thiS gene encoding sulfur carrier protein ThiS, giving the protein MKIAVNGQMWEFSGEMNVLQLLHELGMVVDLVAVEVNQQILDKKEFRAHFLKNDDRVEIINFVGGG
- a CDS encoding 4a-hydroxytetrahydrobiopterin dehydratase; its protein translation is MGLSAKTCVPCKGGIPPLSKKEAEKLISEVPGWELKEGAAKIEGKFKFDHFVSALKFVNKVGDLAESEGHHPDINFGWGYCNIIFYTHKINGLHENDFIMAAKVNQLI
- a CDS encoding NifU N-terminal domain-containing protein, with translation MNETQVRMQPTPNPNSMKFVLNKKIVQSGMEMYNNKTEAEKSPVAKQIFEVAGVEGVFMMQDFISVNKVSSGNWGVIAPQVMEVIKKL
- a CDS encoding pyruvate dehydrogenase complex E1 component subunit beta encodes the protein MPSILYREALNQALREEMRRDDRVFLMGEEVGYYQGAFKVSKGLLEEFGEKRVIDTPITELGFTGVGVGAAMMGLRPVIEMMTFNFAILAMDQIVNNAVKIQYMSGGQFRVPMVVRGPGGPSRQLAAQHSQSLESWFCHVAGLKVVAPSTPKDAKGLLKSSIRDGNPIIFIEGQELYSQKGEVPEEEYLIPIGQGEIKKEGSDVTLIAWSKMLHLAMDVARDLEQKGVSVEVIDPRTLKPLDVPLLVSSIKKTHRAVIVEEGWRFCGLGAEISSILYGQAFDAFDAPIERVTGIDVPMPYAKNLEKAAIPDKERVMAAIKKTLN